From a single Fusobacterium sp. DD2 genomic region:
- the eno gene encoding phosphopyruvate hydratase codes for MTRIVDVVAREILDSRGNPTVEVDVMLECGAMGRAAVPSGASTGAYEAVELRDGDKSRFLGKGVLKAVNHVNTEIKEAILGMDAIDQVAIDTAMIELDGTPNKGRLGANAILGVSLAVAKAAAQALGMPLYKYLGGVNAKELPLPMMNILNGGSHADSAVDVQEFMIQPVGAKTFAEAMRMGCEVFHHLGKLLKKMGDSTNVGNEGGYAPAKINGTEGALDLIMEAIKAAGYEPGKDVTFAIDAASSEFCEEKDGKFEYHFKREGGVVRSSEEMVEWYAKLVEKYPIKSIEDGLGEDDWAGWQLLTAKIGDKVQIVGDDLFVTNTARLKKGIELKAGNSILIKLNQIGTLTETLDAIEMAKRAGMTAVVSHRSGETEDATIADIAVATNAGQIKTGSTSRTDRMAKYNQLLRIEEELGSMAQYNGINVFYNIKK; via the coding sequence ATGACAAGAATAGTCGATGTAGTAGCTAGAGAAATACTTGATTCAAGAGGAAATCCAACAGTTGAAGTAGATGTTATGCTAGAATGTGGAGCAATGGGAAGAGCAGCAGTTCCATCAGGAGCATCAACAGGAGCTTATGAAGCTGTAGAATTAAGAGATGGAGACAAATCAAGATTCTTAGGAAAAGGAGTTTTAAAAGCAGTTAACCACGTTAATACTGAAATAAAAGAAGCTATCTTAGGAATGGACGCTATTGACCAAGTTGCAATAGATACAGCTATGATAGAATTAGATGGAACTCCAAATAAAGGAAGATTAGGAGCAAACGCTATACTTGGTGTATCTTTAGCAGTAGCTAAAGCAGCAGCTCAAGCATTAGGAATGCCTCTATATAAATACTTAGGAGGAGTAAACGCTAAAGAATTACCTCTACCTATGATGAACATCCTAAACGGAGGATCTCACGCTGACTCTGCAGTTGACGTACAAGAATTCATGATCCAACCAGTAGGAGCAAAAACATTTGCAGAAGCTATGAGAATGGGATGCGAAGTATTCCATCACTTAGGAAAATTATTAAAGAAAATGGGAGATTCTACTAACGTAGGAAACGAAGGTGGATATGCTCCAGCAAAAATCAATGGTACAGAAGGAGCTCTTGACCTAATCATGGAAGCTATCAAAGCTGCAGGATATGAACCAGGAAAAGACGTAACTTTCGCTATTGACGCTGCTTCAAGTGAATTCTGCGAAGAAAAAGACGGAAAATTCGAATACCACTTCAAAAGAGAAGGTGGAGTAGTAAGATCTTCTGAAGAAATGGTAGAATGGTATGCTAAACTTGTTGAAAAATACCCAATTAAATCAATAGAAGATGGATTAGGAGAAGACGACTGGGCTGGATGGCAATTACTAACAGCTAAAATCGGAGATAAAGTTCAAATAGTTGGAGACGACTTATTCGTAACTAACACAGCTAGACTTAAAAAAGGAATCGAATTAAAAGCTGGAAACTCAATCTTAATCAAACTTAACCAAATCGGTACTTTAACTGAAACTTTAGATGCTATCGAAATGGCAAAAAGAGCTGGAATGACTGCAGTAGTTTCTCACAGATCTGGAGAAACTGAAGATGCTACAATAGCTGATATCGCTGTTGCAACAAATGCAGGACAAATCAAAACTGGTTCAACTTCAAGAACTGACAGAATGGCTAAATATAACCAATTATTAAGAATTGAAGAAGAATTAGGATCAATGGCTCAATACAACGGAATTAACGTATTCTATAACATAAAAAAATAG